One Polaribacter reichenbachii genomic window, ATTGACAATATATTCAGCTATCCATTGAATTTCTTTTACACCATTTAATCGATTATGTTCATATTTTAAAACAAATTTTTCAGCTTCTTCTCCATAAATTTGTTGTTGCTCCATTAATTTTTTAAACTCTTCTATGCCTATTTTTCTCTTCTTTATTTGAGGAAGAATTACTTTATCAAAAATCTTTTTGTAGCGTGTATTTATGATTAAATTGTTAATTTCATTTGTAGGATGAACTTTCAAAACATTAAAATCTATTAAGAGTTGTTTTAAGTTACTATACTTAAAGCCAAAAGCAGAACTCTTTAATTGTAACGATTGGTAAACTATATCTTGAGAAAAATTTTCTGAACTAAAAATTTCGTAAATTTCATTAACTGATTCAAGACTTAAAAAGAGACGTTCTACAAATTTATCATTCATTTGATTCTTACTGTTTAAATAATTCTCAAATTTCTGATCGAGTTCTATATTGCCATTAACTTCGATAATTAGATTTATGCGAAAAGCAAGTAAAATGCAACCTTCAAAAACTGAATGATTGTCAATGACTCTGTTAAAAAAGAGCTGGTTTATATCTCCAATTCTCCATTTTTGTTTTTCAGAATCTTTAAGTGTAGTTAATAACTCAAAGAAAAAGTTTGGCGTACCAAGATTATCAAATTTTCTAAGATCTTTTAGCATAGTCTTTTAAAAGAGCTTTAATAATATCAGTTTCATCATTATCGTTAATTCTTGAAAATAAAGGAATATCATCATTAATGATTTTTTCCATCCTCTCAATCTTATCATTCAGTCTATTATTAATTACTGAATCAATAGAATTTTGAGAAATGACATAATAATAATAAGTGATTTGATTTTCATCAAGACCAACCCTATGAATTCTATCTTTGGATTGTATAAAATTGGATGCATTATAATCTCTTTCAAGATATATAGCGTTGTGACAACCTTTATGTAATGAAATAGATTCAGCAACAGAGAATGGATTTGCGATTACTACCTGAAAATCCATATTCTTAGGATTATTGAATTTTTCAATTGTTATTTCACGAGATTCTTGAGGAATTTCTCCAATCAATAATTCTGACTTGATACCATTTGATTCTAAAAATACTTTTAATTCTTTTGCATTTTGAATGAATATCGTCCAAATAATAGCTTTTCCGCCTGAAATTAAAATTACATCATTTAAAAGATTAAGTATTGTATTAAATTTTTCTGGCACAGCAAGTTTGTGATAGTTTACTATTTTGGTAAAAAATTCTGCATCACTAACAAACTCGTCATATCCTGATGTAAAACTTGTATTGGGATCCTGATCTGAGAAGTCTCCTCCTTGCTCCAATGAATCAATTAATGTTTTACTTAATAATGAGGGATTAGTTGATGCTTGTCTTAACCTAATTAGTTTCGCCCTATTTAAAACATCTTTAACTGTGGCAGATTGATTCTCTCTAAAATCTTGAATGTATTGCTCTTCAATAAAGTCGTAAATCTCCCTTTGGTGTGAGTCCATAGGAACTTCAATAACATTTTCAATTACTTGAGGAAGTTGTAAATCTTCTTTTTTTATTCTGATGAAAAAGGGCGAGATATTATTTTTTAGTTCTTCCACTTTATTACTTTCTGCTATGCTATTTACAGTTAAATCTTGAAGATTTTGGTAGTGAAGACCTAAAATTTCTTTGTATTTATAAGGGTATATAAATTTGTATAAATTATAAATATCTTGATAACCGTTGGGAACAGGTGTTCCTGTCAAAATAACGCGCGAAATAGCTTCTTTAGAAATCTCTGTAACACTTCTTCCCCAAACTCCTTCGTGATTTTTAATACGATGAGCTTCATCAACCACAACCATTGTTCGATTGGTTTTTAGAAAGTCAGTAATACTGTTTTGTAAATTCGGAACTCCTCCGTGATAAATAAGTGTTACTTCTGCGGGATTTCCAGAATAAAGGTGCTCAAGTTTTTCATCTTTAGAAATAGTATTATCTCCTGACAATCTTTGAAAAGAAGTGCTGAAGCCAAAACAAGATTTATATTCATTTTCCCAAGGTGCAAATGATGACAATGGACCAATAACCAATAATTTATCAACTCTTTGTCTATGATCTTTAGGTAGATTTTTAAGATATGCATATGCACCATAAACTATAGACGTTTTTCCAGCACCAGGAACAGCAAAATTACAAGAGTTTTGAGCGAACGCCATATGAAAGGAAGAAAGCAATTGCAAAGGATATAAAGTTCTCACTAAATTCTTATCAATTGAATTTTTAAATTCAGTAAATTTTTCTACTAATTCTGGATTATCTTTGAATTCATTGTTTCTTATAGAATTTGCATTTTCTTCAAATTCAGCAAATAGTTTTTCCTCTCTATCAAAACTTTTTACAGCTTGTGCAACATTTTCTAATAGCTGTGTTTCTATACCGACTCGCGCTAATAAATTTTGAATTTCTTGAAGAACTTGAACTTGTGAGACTTCTTCGAAAGGAATTAATATATTATTTTCATCTTTCTTAAAGTTCAATCTATTTAATGAAATTGATAATCTTTTATTATTTAAAATATAGTCTGTTGAACCAGATAAAACATAGAATGAATTCTCTTCCTTGCATAAAATGTCTACTTGAATATTTCTCATTATTATTTAAATAAGTAATAACCAAGATTCTGAATTTTCTTCACTTTCTTTTTTGCATCATCTATTTCGTCTTCTGGGATTTTAGAAATATCAATTTTTTCTAATAAACCTACTATGTGTGATAAAACACGATTAGGGGAAGTTCTATTTAATGAATCAAAAACGTTATTTCCCAATTTTTCAACTAAATCTTGAACTTCTGGATTTGAAAAATTCTTATGTCCTTTATTTATAGAATCAAAAGAATCAATACTATTTTGAACACCTTTTCCAGGTTTGTCTGCAGCTCTGTTGTATTGTAATTTTTGATTGTGTTTACGTACATTTTCTTTAAAAGAATCTTTAACTTTTTCTTTATACTTTGTGTCTCTATCGTCAAGATGGGACTTTAAGTTTGGTGAATCGTAATTGATTTCGATTTCTTTAATTTCGTTTGTGCTATCAAAATGTTCCAAACTAAAACTTGACCAAATATTTTTATCGCCGAAAAAATGATTTTCTTTAAGACCGTGAGCTAAAAGCCTAAATTCTTTACCTTCATACTTAACACGGATATAATCGAATGCAATAGATTTTAATTCATCGACATCTAAATTTGAATATGCCCATCCAGCCTTTTTACTTTCACTATTGTAATAATTATTTATCCAATTAGTTAATGTTATGAATTGATCTTCACGACCATCTAACTGAGTATATATTCCATCGTAATCTAATGTCTGTAAATATTCATCCATTGTATCAATAACACCAAGATATTCTCTCACTTTAGATGTCTTTTCTCCCATCCAATCTGAAATTCTCTTAATAGCCTCATCTTCTCCAATTGTTGGCTTCAATTTGTCTAATATAGTTTTAGCTTTTAAATATTTTTCGATAGGGTTATAACCAAGCTTTTCATCTTCTCCCATTTGATAAGTTGTTTCCAACTTCTCAATTTCTATTGGGTTTTCTTCAAGAGTGACAGGTAAGATAATTGCTTTAAAATAGTCATATTCTGGAATACGATTTAGAAGCATTGCTCGCCTATTTCCATCTATAATAATTCCATCTTTTGTTATTATGCCAACTCTTTGTTGGCCGAATTTCGAAATGCTCGAAAGCGTTTTTTTATTTCTATCTTCTTTAGATTCCCATAATAATTGCTCAATTTTTGCCTTTCCTTCATCTGTCTCAACATCAATTGAATGCTTCTGTTTTTCTAAGGATTTTGTACGACTTAAAATTCTACCGTTAAATTTATTGTAAACCAAATATTCAAGTGGAATCTTATAGACAGCCATAGATTCTAATTTATCTTCCCACATTATTTCTTGCTTCAATAAATCTTTGTTGTCTTTATTTCTGTCTATAACTGATTGAATTTTGTCAATCCTAATTTTCTTGTTCATAAACTATTTACTATTTGCAGTTGAAGATATTTTGTTAATAGCATAAAGTGCTAATAATTGAGTCTTAGGGATTGTACTTTTTTCTTTAAAGATTTTTTTGTTTTTCTGTTCAAAGATTTCTGTTGATAAATCTGTTTTTTTTATGATTTCAGCTAATTTTTCAATTAACTCAGTTGGTTCCATCAAATTATCTATAGAATTTTGAACTTCATACATATATTGTAAGTCGGATTTAGAACCAATTAACTCAGAAAACCCATTGTTGATTATTTTAATAAATTGTTTTCCACCTTTAAATGTTTTTATTTCATCTTCTAATTTGTGATAATAATTGTTTTGAACATTTTGAATTGGAAAGCCTTCTCCTGTTCCATATTGAATTGAAGTAAACCATTTATTTTTAGTCTTGCTATTTTGATCTATCCTGTAATTTGATAGAGTCACAGTTAAATTACCATCTTTAATTGCGTGTCTTCTAAATCTTGATTTTTTATTTCTTTTAGGTTGATTCTCAAAAGAATTTTCCGAAAATGTATTTAAATTATAATCACTATTAATATTAGTTTCTAATTCTAAAACGTAATCTTTAAGTTGTGGTCTTTTTAGTTGATGTAAAAGTTCATTTGCAAAT contains:
- a CDS encoding DEAD/DEAH box helicase, yielding MRNIQVDILCKEENSFYVLSGSTDYILNNKRLSISLNRLNFKKDENNILIPFEEVSQVQVLQEIQNLLARVGIETQLLENVAQAVKSFDREEKLFAEFEENANSIRNNEFKDNPELVEKFTEFKNSIDKNLVRTLYPLQLLSSFHMAFAQNSCNFAVPGAGKTSIVYGAYAYLKNLPKDHRQRVDKLLVIGPLSSFAPWENEYKSCFGFSTSFQRLSGDNTISKDEKLEHLYSGNPAEVTLIYHGGVPNLQNSITDFLKTNRTMVVVDEAHRIKNHEGVWGRSVTEISKEAISRVILTGTPVPNGYQDIYNLYKFIYPYKYKEILGLHYQNLQDLTVNSIAESNKVEELKNNISPFFIRIKKEDLQLPQVIENVIEVPMDSHQREIYDFIEEQYIQDFRENQSATVKDVLNRAKLIRLRQASTNPSLLSKTLIDSLEQGGDFSDQDPNTSFTSGYDEFVSDAEFFTKIVNYHKLAVPEKFNTILNLLNDVILISGGKAIIWTIFIQNAKELKVFLESNGIKSELLIGEIPQESREITIEKFNNPKNMDFQVVIANPFSVAESISLHKGCHNAIYLERDYNASNFIQSKDRIHRVGLDENQITYYYYVISQNSIDSVINNRLNDKIERMEKIINDDIPLFSRINDNDETDIIKALLKDYAKRS
- a CDS encoding DUF3883 domain-containing protein, translated to MLKDLRKFDNLGTPNFFFELLTTLKDSEKQKWRIGDINQLFFNRVIDNHSVFEGCILLAFRINLIIEVNGNIELDQKFENYLNSKNQMNDKFVERLFLSLESVNEIYEIFSSENFSQDIVYQSLQLKSSAFGFKYSNLKQLLIDFNVLKVHPTNEINNLIINTRYKKIFDKVILPQIKKRKIGIEEFKKLMEQQQIYGEEAEKFVLKYEHNRLNGVKEIQWIAEYIVNAGYDIASFNTVQDEKPTRFIEVKSYEGESPYFFWSRNEMEVAKRKLTEYWLYLINRKKINQEDYEPLCIQNPSVEILKNAQWDKSIDKYKIMFNG